One Chryseobacterium sp. StRB126 genomic region harbors:
- a CDS encoding flippase: MKERSLSVNYILSALRILTSAIVGLLIMSHANKVLGAEIIGKVEYANTIINYFIMFSLLGIPMYGVREVAKQKNNKKELSKTLVELLSIVFFTTLAAYIVLFTFLFGFHFFENYKNLILLFSIVIFLNNAGAEWFFIGMEDQMYITIRFVFVRLIALGMLYFMVNTQDDYLIYVLITILYICGSNIFNFYFLFRHIQFNEIRYKDLDFKRHIKPVMTIFIAAVSVNIYLQLDSFLISKLAGDKYLGYYAASNKLIRLAITFISVIGLVLIPRLSAYWESDRKMYTDTLTRSFNLILIFFIPISAYFYIFSEKIILTMAGKDFLPAIHTMKLLAPVCLIAGVVYFLGYLVLFIQKREKIYTYAVILSAVFSALVNLYAIKKWQQDGAAVTQICAEILAILFMLAFIWRELPKKLLFNINILKILISSTLGFLCIVLFRKYINWEFNFFTFTGESIIFFLSIFVSLLLTKEKYVSEALSMIIKRFKQIIK, encoded by the coding sequence ATGAAAGAAAGAAGTTTAAGTGTAAATTATATTCTAAGTGCTCTTAGAATTTTAACCTCAGCTATCGTTGGGCTGCTTATTATGTCTCATGCCAATAAAGTATTGGGCGCAGAGATTATAGGGAAAGTAGAATATGCAAATACCATTATCAATTACTTTATTATGTTCTCTCTTTTGGGAATTCCAATGTATGGAGTAAGAGAAGTTGCCAAACAAAAAAATAATAAAAAAGAACTTTCAAAAACACTGGTAGAGCTTCTTTCCATTGTGTTTTTTACTACACTTGCTGCTTACATCGTATTATTTACATTTTTATTTGGTTTTCATTTTTTTGAAAATTATAAAAATTTAATTCTATTATTTAGTATTGTTATATTTTTAAATAATGCTGGTGCGGAATGGTTTTTTATAGGAATGGAAGATCAGATGTATATTACCATAAGATTTGTTTTTGTTAGGCTGATCGCATTGGGAATGCTCTATTTTATGGTAAATACCCAAGATGATTATCTTATATACGTTTTGATTACTATCCTATACATTTGCGGATCAAATATATTTAATTTTTACTTTTTATTCAGGCATATTCAATTCAATGAAATCCGATATAAAGACCTTGACTTTAAAAGACATATCAAACCTGTTATGACTATTTTTATAGCAGCAGTTTCTGTAAATATTTATTTACAACTGGATAGTTTTTTAATTAGTAAATTAGCCGGTGATAAGTATCTGGGGTATTATGCCGCTTCTAATAAACTCATAAGACTTGCTATCACATTTATATCTGTAATAGGTCTTGTTTTAATTCCACGACTATCGGCTTATTGGGAATCTGATAGAAAGATGTATACAGATACACTCACAAGATCATTTAATCTAATACTGATATTCTTTATACCAATTTCTGCTTATTTTTATATTTTTTCAGAAAAAATAATTTTAACTATGGCAGGTAAAGATTTTTTACCCGCTATACATACTATGAAATTGTTGGCGCCTGTTTGTCTTATTGCTGGTGTTGTATATTTTTTGGGATATCTCGTTTTGTTTATCCAAAAAAGAGAAAAAATCTATACTTACGCAGTAATTCTTTCAGCAGTTTTCAGCGCTTTAGTTAACTTATATGCAATAAAAAAGTGGCAACAGGATGGAGCTGCGGTAACTCAAATATGTGCAGAAATATTGGCAATATTATTTATGTTGGCTTTTATTTGGAGAGAACTTCCTAAAAAACTTTTATTTAATATTAATATCTTGAAAATTTTAATAAGCTCAACGTTAGGATTTCTATGTATAGTTCTCTTTAGAAAATATATTAACTGGGAGTTTAACTTCTTTACTTTTACCGGAGAATCAATTATCTTTTTTTTATCTATCTTTGTTAGTCTTCTCTTAACGAAGGAAAAATATGTCTCGGAAGCACTTTCAATGATAATTAAGAGATTTAAACAGATAATCAAATAG
- a CDS encoding glycosyltransferase family A protein, whose product MLITIFTPAYNRGSLLKRLYDSLCGQEAQNFEWIIVDDGSSDNTEAVIKGFVEENRINIIYHKQTNSGKHIAINKGAELANGELFFIVDSDDYLTDDATKIIAQKYKEVQGNERYAGISGRKGYSEKEFIGSKEEFNDIHANALDFRYTYRMKGDMAEVIRTEIIRKYPFPVKNEKFCTEGLLWFRVALDYKFLWFNKIIYIAEYLEGGLSNNIFKIRKNSPEYATLFYSELSKMPVPFTQKIKANMNYWRFARFSPKTFSEKWNNINPFLSLIGLPLSLIFLIKDPK is encoded by the coding sequence ATGCTTATAACAATTTTCACGCCAGCCTATAACAGAGGATCTTTGCTAAAAAGATTATATGATAGCTTATGTGGGCAGGAGGCACAAAATTTTGAATGGATAATTGTAGATGATGGTTCTTCTGATAATACGGAGGCTGTGATTAAAGGTTTTGTGGAAGAAAATAGGATTAATATTATTTATCATAAACAAACAAATTCCGGAAAACATATCGCTATCAACAAAGGTGCTGAATTAGCCAACGGAGAGCTGTTTTTCATTGTTGATAGCGACGATTATCTTACTGATGATGCAACAAAAATAATTGCTCAAAAATATAAAGAAGTTCAAGGAAATGAAAGATATGCCGGAATATCAGGAAGAAAAGGATATTCTGAAAAAGAATTCATTGGTTCAAAAGAAGAATTTAACGATATTCATGCCAATGCATTAGATTTCAGATATACTTATAGGATGAAAGGAGACATGGCTGAAGTAATAAGAACAGAGATCATCAGAAAATATCCTTTTCCCGTAAAAAATGAAAAATTTTGTACAGAAGGCTTACTATGGTTCAGAGTTGCTCTGGATTATAAATTTCTTTGGTTTAATAAAATTATATATATTGCTGAATACCTGGAAGGAGGATTGTCAAATAATATTTTTAAAATAAGAAAAAACTCTCCTGAATATGCTACTCTTTTTTATTCAGAGTTGTCAAAGATGCCTGTTCCTTTTACTCAAAAAATAAAAGCAAATATGAATTACTGGCGATTTGCCAGGTTCTCTCCAAAAACATTTTCAGAGAAGTGGAATAATATAAACCCTTTTCTTTCTTTGATAGGACTGCCGTTAAGTTTAATATTTTTAATAAAAGATCCTAAATGA
- a CDS encoding GNAT family N-acetyltransferase — protein sequence MNIRGKKVVLRAIEREDLELLHKWSNDPEINYMLGGWHFPSNKNDQEKWFETLSLNSNNQRFAIDTEDLGLIGMANLVNVNWKDRNGFHGMLLGDKDMRGKGYGVDTIMAMNRYAFEELGLMRMNGSMISYNEASIGVYTKKCGWVVEGIKKNHYFRKNEWWDEVVVGITRDDYFKLIEENNYWKK from the coding sequence ATGAACATCAGAGGGAAGAAAGTTGTGCTAAGAGCAATAGAAAGAGAAGATTTAGAACTGCTTCATAAATGGTCGAATGATCCTGAAATTAATTATATGTTAGGTGGATGGCATTTTCCATCAAATAAGAATGATCAGGAAAAATGGTTTGAAACATTATCATTAAATTCCAATAATCAAAGATTTGCAATCGATACTGAAGATTTAGGTCTTATTGGAATGGCCAATCTTGTAAATGTAAACTGGAAAGACAGAAACGGTTTTCATGGAATGCTATTAGGAGATAAAGACATGAGGGGAAAAGGATATGGTGTAGATACCATCATGGCTATGAACCGTTATGCTTTTGAAGAATTGGGACTTATGAGAATGAACGGTTCAATGATCTCTTATAATGAAGCATCCATCGGAGTATACACAAAAAAATGTGGTTGGGTAGTAGAAGGAATCAAAAAAAATCATTACTTCAGAAAAAATGAATGGTGGGACGAAGTTGTAGTAGGAATTACCCGTGATGATTATTTCAAACTTATTGAAGAAAATAATTATTGGAAAAAATAA
- a CDS encoding GNAT family N-acetyltransferase — protein MYRFEIIDQLLPEWNKVVKSSNVYDFHHTSFYHSIDNTFNSKLFVAYNDQEFIALPLVIRPIGETGLFDCTSVYGYAGPVTNKEDFNFDPEFSSFFKESFNAYCEENGIVSAFSRLHPLIEHSSFFEDFGKVIDINKTIAIDLTLSPEQQRAQYRKSNKSEINQLKRKEFYVTEAQDQNDIDAFVSIYYETMERVNASPGYFFTKEYFNSFLKNDNFDSKLLLAKYNEEVTAGAIFTMTKKIMQYHLAGTTEQYIRETPMKLILDEARLLGNNAGMEALHLGGGVGGSDEDSLFRFKSGFSNKQCEFKVWQYIINEKRYNELSEKIGNKNSSFFPLYRSE, from the coding sequence ATGTATAGATTTGAGATTATTGATCAATTACTGCCTGAATGGAATAAAGTGGTTAAGTCCTCAAATGTCTATGATTTCCATCATACTTCATTTTATCATTCAATAGATAATACTTTTAACAGTAAACTTTTTGTAGCTTATAACGATCAGGAATTTATTGCATTACCTTTGGTTATAAGACCAATAGGAGAAACAGGTCTCTTTGACTGTACATCAGTGTACGGATATGCAGGGCCAGTCACAAACAAAGAAGATTTTAATTTTGATCCAGAGTTCAGCTCTTTTTTCAAAGAATCATTTAATGCATATTGTGAAGAGAACGGTATTGTTTCTGCATTTTCTAGATTGCATCCTTTGATTGAGCATTCTTCTTTTTTTGAAGATTTTGGAAAAGTAATTGACATTAACAAAACTATTGCGATTGACCTTACTCTTTCTCCAGAGCAGCAAAGAGCTCAATACAGAAAATCAAACAAATCTGAAATCAATCAGCTGAAAAGAAAAGAGTTTTATGTGACTGAAGCTCAAGACCAAAATGATATTGATGCTTTTGTTTCCATTTATTATGAAACAATGGAACGTGTAAATGCTTCTCCGGGGTATTTTTTTACAAAAGAATATTTCAATTCTTTTCTTAAAAATGATAACTTTGACAGTAAATTGCTCTTGGCTAAATACAATGAAGAAGTTACTGCCGGCGCAATCTTTACAATGACAAAAAAAATAATGCAGTATCATCTGGCGGGAACCACTGAACAGTATATAAGAGAAACTCCAATGAAATTAATATTGGATGAAGCTAGATTGTTGGGAAATAATGCAGGTATGGAAGCTTTACATTTAGGTGGCGGCGTAGGAGGAAGTGATGAAGACTCACTTTTTAGATTTAAATCCGGTTTCTCTAATAAACAATGTGAATTTAAAGTATGGCAATATATTATTAATGAGAAAAGATATAACGAGCTGTCAGAAAAAATAGGTAACAAAAACAGTAGCTTTTTCCCATTATATCGCAGTGAATAA
- a CDS encoding glycosyltransferase translates to MKILHIIDSLGAGGAEKLIVDTVPLLVERSNEVDVLLLNGEKTPFYAELEEKNCCNIYSLGRSFYNPFYILKIIPYLFKYNVVHVHLFPAQYFAALARIFCWKKQKFIFTEHNTSNRRLKNNKLKTLERFIYSFYDKIICITPEVKEVLINKLAIKENKLIVIENGVDIAKINNAKPHNKETFRFKETDILLMMVAGFREQKDHDTLIKTLSSLPEKYKLILVGGGEREDKLKQLVEALGLQNRVHFLGIRSDVYSLYKMSNIAVLSSHYEGFGIAAVEAMACGIPLVASDVEGLAQVVSGGGIVFEKGNTDALKERILSLENEAYYKEIAFKGKVKAQQYDIKKLVDRTIDIYCN, encoded by the coding sequence ATGAAAATCTTGCATATTATAGACAGTCTGGGGGCGGGCGGTGCAGAAAAATTAATAGTTGATACAGTTCCGTTATTGGTAGAAAGAAGCAATGAAGTTGATGTACTTTTGCTGAATGGAGAAAAGACCCCTTTTTATGCTGAATTGGAAGAGAAAAACTGCTGTAATATATATTCACTCGGAAGATCGTTTTATAATCCATTTTATATTTTAAAAATTATCCCTTATCTGTTTAAATATAATGTAGTTCATGTTCACCTTTTTCCTGCACAATATTTTGCTGCATTAGCAAGAATTTTTTGCTGGAAAAAACAAAAATTTATATTTACAGAACATAATACTTCTAATAGAAGACTGAAAAATAATAAACTGAAAACTCTGGAGCGGTTTATCTACAGCTTTTATGATAAAATAATATGTATTACGCCAGAAGTAAAAGAAGTTTTAATAAATAAACTGGCGATTAAGGAGAATAAGTTGATCGTTATAGAGAACGGTGTTGATATTGCTAAAATAAATAATGCAAAACCACATAATAAAGAAACATTCAGATTTAAGGAAACTGATATTTTATTAATGATGGTGGCGGGTTTCCGTGAGCAGAAAGATCATGATACACTTATCAAGACATTATCTTCTTTGCCAGAAAAATATAAATTAATTTTAGTGGGAGGTGGAGAGCGTGAAGATAAACTTAAACAATTGGTTGAAGCTCTCGGCTTACAAAATAGAGTGCATTTCTTAGGAATAAGATCAGATGTATATTCTTTATATAAAATGAGTAATATTGCTGTGTTGAGCTCACATTATGAAGGGTTTGGAATTGCCGCTGTAGAAGCAATGGCTTGTGGAATACCTCTTGTTGCTTCTGATGTTGAAGGGCTTGCACAGGTAGTCTCAGGAGGAGGAATAGTATTTGAAAAAGGAAATACTGATGCTTTGAAAGAACGTATTTTGAGTTTGGAGAATGAAGCTTATTACAAAGAAATTGCTTTTAAAGGAAAGGTTAAGGCTCAACAATATGATATTAAAAAATTGGTAGATAGAACGATAGATATTTATTGTAATTGA
- a CDS encoding EpsG family protein, which translates to MDINKYISSKPDFLLYFIPGLFALISVSITNPPAAYDDLYRFYTFYNYFKDFSVSEFFTFVKNLPDFLIPIYLYIFSKLGISVNVFLGFITYTTVLIILKLSFLILGDQKKNVFSYLFLLSAISFSGLLSGVRNLHSIAFIYLAIYLYLENKRIKALGSYLISVLTHFSSWMYVVLFVFLKFKMRWIYVVWIASFVGLLFPFILFPYLKDEIEYSPIPIIGKIQHYALVKDYYYTLTQKDGKIIFASFLKFSWYIFMILFLFFKYKRNNESVWVKILFIVSILMNIFLIQLTVFERISLFAKILFVVCLLGDRLIPYKIKKWTLAYFLFLFVIQITLYMKGLLLLE; encoded by the coding sequence ATGGACATCAACAAATACATATCCAGTAAGCCAGATTTTTTATTATACTTTATTCCCGGGCTTTTTGCTTTAATATCTGTATCCATTACAAATCCTCCGGCAGCGTATGACGATTTGTATCGTTTCTATACATTTTATAATTATTTTAAAGATTTTTCAGTCAGTGAATTTTTTACTTTTGTAAAGAATCTTCCAGATTTTCTAATTCCAATATACTTATACATTTTCAGTAAACTTGGAATTTCTGTAAATGTATTTCTGGGATTTATAACTTATACAACTGTATTGATTATTCTTAAACTCAGTTTTCTGATTTTGGGAGACCAGAAGAAAAATGTATTTTCATATTTGTTTTTACTTTCTGCTATTAGCTTTTCAGGTCTGCTTTCAGGGGTAAGAAATCTGCATAGTATTGCATTTATATATCTTGCTATTTACCTGTACCTTGAAAACAAAAGAATAAAAGCTTTAGGGAGTTATTTGATCTCGGTTCTCACCCATTTTAGCTCCTGGATGTATGTTGTACTTTTTGTATTCTTAAAATTTAAAATGCGATGGATTTATGTGGTATGGATTGCTTCATTTGTTGGACTTCTATTTCCATTTATTTTATTTCCATACCTGAAAGATGAGATAGAGTATAGCCCGATTCCTATCATTGGTAAAATTCAACATTATGCCCTTGTTAAAGATTATTATTATACCCTTACCCAAAAAGATGGTAAAATCATTTTTGCCAGCTTTTTAAAATTCAGCTGGTACATCTTTATGATACTGTTTTTGTTTTTCAAGTATAAAAGAAATAATGAAAGCGTATGGGTGAAAATTCTTTTCATTGTTTCTATATTGATGAACATATTTCTTATCCAGCTGACAGTCTTTGAAAGAATTTCACTTTTTGCTAAAATTCTTTTTGTAGTATGTCTGCTTGGAGACAGGCTGATCCCCTATAAAATTAAAAAATGGACTCTTGCCTACTTTTTATTTTTATTTGTGATTCAGATAACTTTATATATGAAAGGACTTTTATTGTTAGAATAA
- a CDS encoding serine O-acetyltransferase encodes MNRKKIIKYIKSDLYRYTGNYSLRSFLIQYLINRGFNYSVWMRLCQHRNPLFHKICFVILNFKRIRYRIDISHKTKIGYGFYLGHSGPLVINPTTIIGNNVNLSQYVSIGANENNAAVIGDNVYIGPNVCIIENVKIGSNSTIGAGSVVIKDIPENATAAGNYAKVLNFNNPGRYVNNRFEN; translated from the coding sequence ATGAATAGAAAGAAAATAATAAAGTACATTAAATCTGATTTATACAGATATACAGGTAATTATTCATTGAGATCTTTTTTAATTCAATATTTGATTAATAGAGGATTTAATTATTCTGTTTGGATGAGGCTTTGCCAGCACAGAAATCCATTATTTCATAAAATATGTTTTGTCATCTTAAATTTCAAACGTATTAGATACAGAATTGATATCAGCCATAAAACAAAGATTGGATATGGATTTTATTTAGGACATTCCGGACCATTAGTGATTAATCCTACAACTATAATCGGGAATAATGTCAATCTGTCTCAATATGTAAGTATAGGTGCTAATGAAAATAATGCTGCTGTAATAGGAGACAATGTGTATATTGGTCCTAACGTGTGTATTATAGAAAATGTGAAAATCGGAAGTAATTCAACCATTGGTGCAGGTAGTGTAGTAATTAAGGATATTCCTGAAAATGCTACTGCTGCTGGAAATTATGCTAAAGTTTTGAATTTTAATAATCCAGGAAGATACGTCAATAACAGATTCGAAAATTAA
- a CDS encoding nucleotide sugar dehydrogenase, producing the protein MMRNYKIAIIGQGYVGLPLALEFANYYPVLGFDINAERIIQLNEGVDITLEAEADKLAVGLKKYAESRGEIGYRATADINEILVCNIFIVTVPTPIDKYNAPDLGPLISASKMLGDIIKKGDIIIYESTVFPGCTEEECVPVLEKSSGLRFNKDFFVGYSPERINPGDKVNTLTSVKKVTSGSTEQVAEEVDSLYKKIITAGTHKAPSIKVAEASKAIENAQRDVNISFVNELALIFDRVGIDTHDVLEAAGTKYNFLKYKPGLVGGHCISVDPYYLAHKAEQLGYHPDVILSGRRVNDSIAKFIASKVVKLLISKGGVIKNSKALILGVTFKENCPDVRNTKVLDIYSELIDYGIDVDIFDPWASREEVKHEYGVEMLEHLDETKKYDSIIIAVSHNEFLEMDIQKFKKENTVVFDTKACLDRNLVDARL; encoded by the coding sequence ATGATGAGAAATTATAAAATTGCAATTATTGGACAAGGATATGTAGGTCTTCCCTTAGCGTTAGAATTTGCTAACTACTATCCTGTACTTGGTTTTGATATTAATGCTGAGAGGATTATTCAACTGAATGAAGGGGTAGATATTACGCTTGAAGCAGAAGCTGATAAACTTGCTGTAGGATTAAAAAAATATGCCGAATCAAGAGGAGAAATAGGATATAGAGCAACAGCAGATATCAACGAAATTTTAGTTTGTAATATTTTTATTGTCACTGTACCTACTCCTATAGATAAATACAACGCTCCTGATCTTGGACCTTTAATTTCTGCATCCAAGATGTTGGGGGATATTATTAAGAAAGGTGATATTATTATTTATGAATCAACTGTTTTTCCTGGTTGTACAGAAGAAGAATGTGTTCCGGTACTCGAAAAATCTTCAGGACTTAGATTTAATAAAGACTTTTTTGTAGGATATTCACCTGAAAGAATTAATCCGGGAGATAAAGTAAATACTTTAACCAGTGTTAAAAAAGTAACTTCCGGATCTACGGAACAAGTAGCGGAGGAAGTGGATTCGCTCTATAAAAAAATTATTACAGCAGGAACCCACAAAGCTCCGAGTATTAAGGTTGCTGAAGCTTCTAAAGCAATAGAAAATGCACAAAGAGACGTGAATATCTCTTTTGTGAATGAGCTGGCCCTTATTTTTGATAGAGTTGGAATTGACACACATGATGTTCTGGAGGCAGCCGGCACAAAATATAACTTTCTAAAATACAAACCTGGATTAGTTGGTGGACATTGTATATCCGTTGATCCTTATTATTTAGCGCACAAGGCCGAACAATTAGGCTATCACCCGGATGTTATTTTATCTGGCCGCCGGGTAAATGATTCCATTGCAAAATTCATTGCATCCAAAGTTGTAAAACTTCTTATTTCAAAAGGAGGTGTTATCAAAAATTCCAAAGCTTTGATTTTAGGTGTAACTTTCAAGGAAAACTGTCCTGATGTTAGAAATACAAAAGTATTGGATATCTATTCTGAATTGATTGATTATGGTATTGATGTAGATATCTTTGATCCATGGGCGAGCCGTGAAGAAGTAAAACATGAATATGGTGTTGAAATGCTTGAACATCTTGATGAGACTAAAAAGTATGACTCTATTATCATCGCTGTTTCCCATAATGAATTCCTTGAAATGGATATTCAGAAATTCAAAAAAGAAAATACTGTTGTATTTGATACTAAGGCGTGTCTAGACAGAAACCTGGTAGATGCCAGACTGTAA
- a CDS encoding glycosyltransferase family 4 protein, whose product MIKLIRTSTIPESMNILLKGQLKFLGNSFDITAVSGESSYLEELVERENVKIFPIEMQRKISPLKDLVSLIKLYFYLKKVKPTIIHSITPKAGLLSMLAGKMAGVPIRMHTFTGLIFPTRTGPMQKLLIKMDQLLCWAATNIYPEGKGVESDLKKFNITAKPLKVIANGNVNGIDLDHYSEKKISGNVTDLLKKELNIEKDDFVFIFVGRIVGDKGINELIKAFTGIKNRNIKLLLVGTFEEELDPLDKDTYEEIQSNENIITVGFQKDVRPYFLISDALAFPSYREGFPNVVMQAGAMELPCVVSDINGCNEIIVQQENGLIVPSRNVEKLQEAMEQMINNKENYLKMKSKAKKMIEERYDQNFVWKALLDEYNRLLVNEKINTNV is encoded by the coding sequence ATGATTAAACTTATTAGAACCTCAACAATTCCTGAATCAATGAATATTTTACTTAAAGGACAGCTTAAGTTCTTGGGGAATTCTTTTGATATCACAGCAGTTTCTGGGGAAAGCTCTTATCTGGAAGAATTAGTAGAACGTGAAAATGTTAAGATTTTTCCAATAGAGATGCAGCGTAAAATATCACCTCTCAAGGATCTTGTATCGTTGATAAAATTATATTTTTATTTAAAGAAGGTAAAACCCACCATTATACACTCTATTACACCTAAGGCAGGGCTATTGTCTATGTTAGCTGGGAAAATGGCAGGAGTTCCCATACGTATGCATACCTTTACAGGGCTTATCTTTCCAACAAGAACAGGTCCCATGCAGAAACTTCTTATAAAAATGGATCAACTCCTGTGCTGGGCTGCAACCAATATTTATCCTGAGGGAAAAGGTGTTGAATCTGATTTGAAAAAATTTAATATAACGGCTAAACCTTTAAAGGTTATTGCCAATGGAAATGTAAATGGTATAGATTTAGATCATTATAGCGAAAAAAAAATCAGCGGTAATGTTACAGATCTGTTAAAAAAAGAATTGAATATTGAAAAAGATGATTTTGTCTTTATTTTTGTTGGAAGAATTGTAGGAGATAAAGGTATTAATGAACTTATTAAAGCCTTTACAGGAATAAAAAATAGAAATATCAAGCTTTTGCTGGTAGGGACATTTGAAGAAGAGCTTGATCCTTTGGATAAAGATACTTATGAAGAAATACAAAGCAATGAAAATATTATTACAGTAGGTTTTCAAAAAGATGTAAGACCTTACTTTTTAATTTCGGATGCTTTGGCTTTTCCCAGTTACAGAGAAGGGTTTCCTAACGTAGTAATGCAGGCTGGGGCTATGGAACTTCCCTGTGTAGTATCAGATATTAATGGATGCAATGAAATTATTGTTCAACAAGAAAATGGATTGATTGTTCCCTCCAGAAATGTTGAAAAACTTCAGGAGGCCATGGAACAAATGATTAATAATAAAGAAAATTATTTGAAAATGAAGTCAAAGGCAAAAAAGATGATTGAAGAAAGATATGATCAGAATTTTGTATGGAAGGCTCTTTTAGATGAGTATAACAGATTGTTGGTAAACGAAAAAATAAACACAAATGTATAA
- a CDS encoding EpsG family protein, translated as MLFILAVGIYAGSRLNLGGYDYDVYELMYNNTNSDFSDLVSPGYFLLQTTEKGYIFVMSFFRFLHAGFNTFFIFLGLFCSFGLFFVFRQYSKFPYLILTIFLAKGYLYYFFTAQRQIIAMVICWIALKAVIDRKLIPFLLLVVLASFFHTSAIVFVIVYPIVTLKITNKGVIMLLLGSILIGVLKIGIILGTFISGFLPFGADKLTGYLEGETTGVNILNFIEMVPILFIILHFRKNIEKKIDNFNALFNIYLVFVLITFAFYDFVFIARLKGYFLIGYIIILSSLCYIPQKKKLGIGIVFLLLLYCFAVYARELLTFDDGEGYLPYRSYLFNNF; from the coding sequence TTGCTTTTTATATTAGCTGTAGGGATATATGCGGGGTCAAGATTGAATTTAGGTGGATATGATTATGATGTGTATGAGTTAATGTATAATAATACCAATTCAGATTTTTCCGATCTGGTATCTCCTGGATATTTTCTTCTACAAACAACAGAAAAAGGATATATTTTTGTCATGTCCTTTTTCCGATTTCTACATGCAGGTTTTAATACTTTTTTTATTTTCCTTGGACTGTTCTGTAGTTTTGGATTGTTTTTTGTCTTCAGACAATATTCAAAGTTTCCCTATCTTATTCTCACTATTTTTTTAGCGAAAGGATACCTATATTACTTTTTTACTGCGCAACGGCAAATTATAGCTATGGTTATATGCTGGATTGCTCTTAAGGCTGTTATTGACAGAAAATTAATACCGTTTTTACTTCTAGTTGTATTGGCTTCCTTTTTTCATACAAGTGCTATTGTCTTTGTGATCGTATATCCTATTGTTACCTTAAAGATAACAAATAAGGGAGTGATTATGTTACTTCTTGGGTCAATCCTTATTGGAGTACTTAAAATAGGAATTATTTTAGGAACATTCATTTCCGGTTTTCTGCCGTTTGGGGCGGATAAATTGACCGGATATTTAGAAGGTGAAACCACAGGAGTAAACATTTTGAACTTCATCGAAATGGTTCCTATACTTTTTATTATCCTGCATTTTAGAAAAAATATTGAAAAGAAAATTGATAACTTTAATGCTCTTTTTAATATATATTTAGTATTTGTACTTATCACATTTGCTTTTTATGATTTTGTTTTTATTGCTAGACTGAAAGGTTATTTTTTAATTGGATATATTATCATATTATCATCTCTTTGTTATATTCCACAGAAAAAAAAGCTGGGAATTGGCATAGTTTTTTTATTGCTGTTGTATTGTTTTGCTGTATACGCAAGAGAATTGTTGACATTTGACGATGGTGAAGGTTATCTGCCTTACAGGTCTTATTTATTTAATAATTTTTAG
- a CDS encoding sugar transferase, with translation MYKLFFKRVIDFTFSLIFLIVFSPVFIFVMLGLLIVNNGKPFFFQKRAGKNDKIFEIIKFKTMNDKKDDNGDLLPDTERLTSFGAFVRKTSLDELPQLFNIFKGEMSLIGPRPLLPEYLEFYSDFHKRRHLVRPGITGLAQVKGRNQMKFSERFNNDVYYVENISFGLDIKIIFLTVKSVLFKSSTIVNGQTVDEVDDLGISRNLSKNHFKK, from the coding sequence ATGTATAAATTGTTTTTCAAGAGAGTTATTGATTTTACTTTTTCATTAATTTTTTTAATTGTTTTTAGTCCTGTTTTCATTTTTGTAATGTTAGGGTTATTGATCGTTAATAACGGAAAGCCATTTTTCTTTCAGAAAAGAGCAGGGAAAAATGATAAAATCTTTGAAATTATCAAGTTCAAAACAATGAACGATAAAAAAGATGATAATGGAGATCTCTTGCCGGATACGGAAAGACTAACATCATTTGGTGCTTTTGTAAGAAAAACGTCTTTAGATGAGCTTCCTCAGCTTTTTAATATCTTTAAAGGAGAAATGAGCCTTATAGGACCAAGACCATTACTCCCGGAATACTTGGAATTTTATTCAGATTTTCATAAAAGAAGACATCTGGTACGTCCTGGAATTACCGGGCTTGCTCAGGTTAAAGGAAGAAATCAGATGAAATTTTCTGAAAGATTTAACAATGACGTTTATTATGTTGAGAATATTTCTTTTGGACTTGATATTAAAATAATATTTTTGACTGTAAAATCAGTTTTGTTCAAATCATCAACAATTGTAAACGGACAGACAGTAGACGAGGTTGATGATCTCGGAATAAGTAGAAATTTAAGTAAAAATCATTTTAAAAAATAA